From the Synechococcales cyanobacterium T60_A2020_003 genome, the window TTCTTCATCAGGCTGGGCAACGCTTGATTGAAGTGATTGCGTCTGACGAAGAGAAAGATCAGATTGTCCTAACGGTTGAGCCTATTACACAATCGCTCCAAGTTTTCCCGTTTAGCATCTGGACCACCACACCAACCCCCAGCAGCATTCCCGACCTTGTCAATCCCAAACGAATTACGTTGCATCATACGGTGATTGCCGCATTATCATCTGGTGCCACGCAAGACCAGGAAATTCAGCGTATGCGTCGCCTTCTCGATATTCACCTGAATAGCAGTGGGTATTCCGATATTGGTTATCACTACATTGTGATGCCGAGTGGACGGGTTTACGAAGGGCGATCGAGTCTAAAACGGGGAGCCCATGACCTCGTTAATGATGGCTTTGGGGTAGCTGTGGATGGAGATTTTCAAGGCTCGTTGCGGATTGGGCCTAAGCAGTTTGATGCTGTAGTTGGAATTTGCATTATGTTGTGTAAACGGATGGGAATTACAGATCCGGTCACGCCTGTCAGTACGGTTACAGCGGACTTTGGTACGCGATCGCTGCCTCGGATTATGGGACACCGCGATCGCGTTTCGACCGCCTGCCCAGGAACTGTATATGAACGCCTGAACGAAATTCGGCAAGCGGTTCGGGATGGTCTGCGCTAGCGTTTGCCACACTGCCTTACACTTCGATGAGATTGGGAGCAGGAGTGTCCTGCACAAGATTAGTCTGAATTGCTTGCACGACCGTTTCTTGAACCACGGGACTATACATCATAAATGTATGGTTAACCGGAAGCTGAATAGGGCGATCGCCCTCGGTAATGCGAGTCTCGTCTAAGGCCACGATGCCATCATTCACCTCATGCCCAAAGGGACTCCATGCCCCACGAGGGCCAGAGGTTCCGGCAATGATGGTGTAGGGCGAAAGGGGATGGGGAAGATCGGCAAAGAAATCTGGATTGGCTAGATTTGCGCCACAATCCCTTGAAAACCACTGAAAAAAGGGGACTTTCCAGGCATGGCGTGCTAAGCGGGGAGACTGGTTTGGAGTGCCCAGCATCACGATATGGTGCGGTGTCGGAATCGAGGCGATCGCCAATGCAGATCGAGTGAGTAATCCGCCTAGGGAATGGGCAACAACGGCATAGGTTCCCTCCTCTGCGAGTGATTGAAAGCGTTGATGGAGACGGTGCGCGATCTGATCGTAGGACTCCGCAAACGCGGCATAGCCAAATAGCTCTGTTTTCCAACCTGTGCGGCGCAGATGTCCCTCTAGTCCCATGAGGGATAGGGGGGTGCGTCCGAGTCCGTGAATTAGCAAAACATTCATCAGGAAATTGACCGAAGCATTCTATGTAAGACTGGTATTGAGGCTATGATAGCTGTTCAGGCGCAGTCTTGTGATTGCGGTTAACCCTACTTTGAGCTACGTGAGCGGATGGCGATTCAATTTGATACTCAAAAAGAGATTGGCTGGAGTTTAGACCTCCGAGAACCTGACGTCATTCGCTCCTTTATGCCCGGATTCAAATGGTTATATGACAACTATTTCCGAGTGCAGACCTCAGGGTGGGACTACGTGCCAACCGATCAAAAAGTGTTGATTGTGGGATCGCACAATGGTGGGTTGGCATCTCCCGATATGGCGATGATGATCTATGATTGGGTGCTGCGGTTTGGGGCAGAGCGTCCAGTGTATGGACTGATGCATCCGAGTATGTGGGCTGTATTGCCCCCCCATTTAGCGAAACTGGCTGCCGAGTTTGGTTGTGTCCGGGCGCACCCGAAAATGGCGATCGCCGCGTTTCACCGCAGCGCTAGCGTGCTGGTCTATCCCGGAGGTGCAAGGGATGTGTTTCGCCCCCATGCCATGCGCGATCGCATTTTCTTCAACAACAGTCGTGCTTTTATTAAACTAGCTCTGCGGGAAGAGGTTCCCATTGTTCCCGCCATTTCCTACGGTGCCCATGATACGCTGATCGTGCTTGCGGATATCTATCCCCTGGTTAAACAACTGCACGAATGGGGGATGCCGTGGCTCTTGGGCGTTGATCCAGGGGTATTTCCGATCTATGTAGGTTTACCGTGGGGTATCTCGTTGGGGCCGTTACCGAATATTCCCCTGCCTGTTCCCATTCATACCCGTATCTGTCCCCCTATTGTTTTTGATCGCTACGGAGAGGAGACTGCCCGCGATCGCGACTATGTCGATGAATGCTTCTATCCGGTAGAAGGTGAGATGCAGGCGGAGTTGAATGATCTCATTCAGCAGTACAACGCTTGTGTGCGATCTAAATCTAAAAAATAGATGGCTATCGTTTTACATAGATGGCTATCGTTTTACACAGTCTATCACTTCCAAAACCTAGAAGCTAAATACCAAGCACTAACGCCACACCTCCCACCAGCCACCAAACGACCACAAATATCCTGGAATCGTGGCTCCAAAGTCCGGTAATGATCACCATCAGACTAGGAATCAGCGTCAGAATTGCACCCATACCAGCCAACCCAATCGCTATCAGGAGCGATCGCCCATGCGTTGCGACATCTAGCGAACGCTACAGGATTGCTATATAGAGCCCATTTGAGATCTCTAGGAAGGGGCTGCAAGTCGCTTGAGCATGAGCCTGACGAAGCATAGGTTAATCTTAGTCGTAGCCTTATCCAAGGTTCTCTCAAAGTTCTTGACCAAAATCTTGCAACGCTCCATCCAAGCGTTGGAGCGCTCAATCACCCATCAAGCAACCGCAGGAACAAAACCAGTCTTTCCTTGTGCCGCTTTGTCTGCCTTAGAAGGCTTGGGTGACAGCTCAAACTTCATCTTGCTCATGATCTTCGGATACACCTTCTCAAGCGCTTCAGTTCGCTTGTCGGGGTGGTAACCGTGGTCTAGCAGAATCGTGATCTTTGGGATGTTAACTGGCTTAGCTCGAAAGTCATCGAGATGCTTTGATAGCATCTCAATTAGACCCGCATCATCAGACACATGGGCAGGTGTGCAGTGCGTAAAAAATGGAAATCTCAACGTGTCCACAGCTAGATGGCGTTTGATACCGTTGGTTGCTTTGTAGAAGCAAAAGCCCTTCAACTCAACACCCGCATTGCCGGTGTTCTTCACTGCTTGTGAGTCGATGATCATTAGCCGTGTCCACTTTGGTTTTTTTGACCTGCTCACGCACTTGTCCATTCAAGATAGCCATCAGCTTCTCGATAGTCCCCGCTGCTCGCCACTGCTTGTAGTGCCAGTAGGCTGTCGAATAGGGGGGAAGTCTTTGGGCAAGTCTTCCCAGTTACAACCGTTTTTGAGTTGATACACCATACCGTCAATCAGCTCTCGATAGCTCCAATCCAGTGGGCGAGTTCGCTTTTTCTTCGGCAAGACCTCGGGCAACAGGGGCTCTAAGATTTCCCATTCTCGATCGCTAAGGCTGCTTGAGTAGGTCATGATGACTAGGTTTGACTAGGGGATGAACACTATCCTCCATTATCAAGATGTCAAATCAGCTCTATATCGCTCCTGGAACTGTTCGTGTCCATGTCCATGCGATCCTGCAGAAGCTGGATGTACGCGATCGCACACAAGCGGCGGTATTAGCCATTCAGAGGGGATTCGTTGATCCTGAACTCTTGAAAATGTATGACTCTCAATCGTGAATGAGGTGAAAATAACAGGGTGAACCCGATCTTCATTCATGCGAAGACCCGTTGTATTGCTGCTGATTTCCAATATCGTTATGACGTTTGCCTGGTATGGACATCTTAAAGACTTGAAAGCGGCACCGATTTGGATTGCGATTGGCGCAAGTTGGGCGATCGCCTTCTTTGAATACTGTTTTCAAGTTCCTGCAAACCGTGCTGGCATTCAGTATTTCAGTGTGCCGCAGCTTAAAGTCATGCAGGAAATTATCGCCATGCTGGTCTTTGCGGGATTTAGTGTGTCTTACATGAAGATGCCAATCACACGCAACTACATTTTTGCGGCGATGTTGCTGGCTGGATCTTCCTACCTCATCTTCAGCGAAAAACCACGATAACGAAGCTTAGAAGTCCCAAAGCAGCTACTCAGAGATCGCTTTTTTCGCAATTTCTGCTATCCGCTGAGCCTCTCTCTCTTTGCGCTCACTGTAGCGATCGGTCAGGATATCAACGTGTTCTCGCAGGAGAATCGTAAACCGATAGAGTTCCTCCATCACATCCACAACGCGATCGCGATAGGCCGATTCCTTCATCGTGCCGTCTTCATGAAACTCCTGATACGCCTTAGCGACTGACGACTGGTTAGGAATCGTAAACATCCGCATCCAGCGTCCTAGAATTCGCATGGTATTTACCGCATTAAAGGACTGCGATCCCCCTGAAACCTGCATCAGTGCTAGTGTCTTTCCCTGGGTAGGTCGGATCGCGCCAATGTTCAGCGGCACCCAATCAATCTGCGTTTTCATCAGCCCTGTAATGTTGCCATGCATCTCCGGGCTAGACCACACCTGTCCCTCTGACCACTGCATGAGTTCTCTTAACTCTTGGACTTTAGGGTGAGTGTCCGGTTCGCTGCCGTGAAGCGGCAAACCACGGGGGTGAAAGAACCGTGTTTCTGCCCCAAACCCTTCGATAATTCGTGCGGCTTCCTCTGCTAACAAGCGGCTGTAGGAGCGATCGCGCAATGAACCGTAGAGAAAGAGGATTCGAGGTGGATGGTCAAAACTCATAAGTACTAATAGATACCCAATCAGTGATAGAAAGAGAATGATCAATTACGAGAGCGTCTTGAGAAAAGCAATTTGAGCCTCTCTCAATTCAATGGCGGGATTCACCGCTTGTACACGCTCAATAGCCGTTTATGATGGCCATCCCGCTCGGATGAGGTAGGCGGCTAGAAGCGTTCCAGTCCGTCGTCGCCCGCTGGAACAATGAACTGCAATGGCGCGATCCTGAGCAAGCTGAGCATGTACAAAATCCTGAAACTGCTGGACTTGTTCACGAGTAGGTGGGGTTCCCCCTGAAATTGGCAACCACAACCAAGGCATCCCTAATTCCTCATACAGATCAAGGTTAGATGGATCATCCATCACGGACACAATTGCACCGATACCAGCGGCGTTGAGGTCAGGCAACTCCTCTGCGGACGGTTTTCGCATCCCTGCTAGTTGACCAGGAATCACCCACCACAAAGAGTCTAGAAAAGAAGTCACGGTGAGCGCGTCCTTTTTAAACAGAGGTTGACGATGGGGCGATCGCCTCAATTAAGGCCACTACACGAGTTTTAATCTCATCGCGGATCTCTGGAAAGATGGCCGGATTCTCCGCCGGATCGTCCAACTGCCAATCAGCAAAATACTCGCGAGTCAACCATTCGGGTGGCAAGCTCACACCACATCCACACAGCGAAATCACCGCATCAAAATCCTCTGGATTAAACTCGCTCAGGGCATTTGAGGTTTGATCGCTAATGTCTATCCCTACGTCTTTCATGGTGGCGATCGCCTCTGGATGCACTTGACTGGCTTCTAACCCAGAACTGGTCACCTCTATTTTTCCGGCAGCCAACGTTTTAGCAAATCCCTCTGCCATCTGGGACCGCGCCGAATTTTTCTTACAAACAAACATCACTCGTTTCATCGATTTTCTCCTCTAGTAGAGAGCCATTACGGTTTGATGGAGACGCAACGAGGATCGGGCAACGTCGCCTTGTCCGGTTCCCGTGGAAACCAGAATGCCGTTCGTCTGCAAAACTCCACCAGCATCAGCATGACCGGAACCTCAATCAATACACCCACTACCGTTGCTAGGGCCGCGCCAGAATTCAATCCAAAGAGAGTCACCGCTGTGGCGATCGCCTCGAGCTGCTGACGATTTTCGTTGTAGTAAGCATAGCCAAAGTATCCCAGCGCATCCAGGTCATTCCGCGCCGCCCGCACAATCAAATCATCATCGGACTGCGCTGTATAGTCCGTACGGGTCGCCCCTGCCTCCCCAACGATCGCGTCTACAAAGTAATCGTAGGTTCCCGAATCCAGATCTGCACCGTGGAGATTAATGGGTTCCTTTGGCCACTCCGGACGAATTTGATTCCATTGGGTAATGCGCCCCTCTGCGGCAGGCTCCCATAGGGTTTTCAACTCCGAAACCGTCATTTCGCTCGCCCAATCGTTATCGGGGTGAACCACCACCGTCAATGCATCAAAAGCTACTGGAATTTCGATATACTCCACACCATTTTGCTTACAAAGCGCCATTTCATCGCGCAGAATTGGGCGAGACGCATTATTAATATCCGTTTCTCCGGCGCAGAACTTACGGAACCCGCCGCCAGTTCCCGAAAACTCAACGGAGATATCAGGTGCATTAGTGCCCCGCTCGAATTGCAACTCTTTAGCAACTTCATCTGTTAGGGGGAAAACAGTGCTTGAGCCATCCACTTTAATCCAGGTTGTCGCGATACTCTCAGCAACACTTGGTTCTGCATCAGATGTTGTCACTGGAGCCGAACATCCAGTGGCAAGGGCGATCGCCGCAAGCACTAAGGACAATGTGCAGGTTTTAAAGGCCATAGTATTGCTCCTCTCCATTCAATATAATATCAATTTTTTTTGAAATGTAAATCGAAATTTAGAAAATCGAGACTGAGCCCTACCTCCAGAGAACGAGCCTGCTTAGAACATTAAGAGTCGTTTAAGAAGACACAAAGCTTATGAGTGAGATGGAGTTAATGTAGCTTTAATGTCAGATCTGGGTGATTATCTATGAAAGGTGTGAGCGATCGCACTCTCATCAATATAATTTGATTTTATCTTCTAGCGATTGATACTCTCTTCAGGAATCGCTGACTCTGGGATATCGACTTGGATGGTGAGATTGGACGATGCCGTTGAATCATTATCGTCGGTTGTGTCCGATTCCAAGGCTAAGGGGGTTTGGCGCACGGTGCGAATTACAAAGAGCGCCTCCCGAATCAGCACAGCACTGGGTACAGCTACCACCACCCCCAATAGTCCCCCAATGCGGGCTCCCGTCAAAATCGCAATAAAGACCCAGAAGGGATTGAGTCCCGTGACGCTCCCTAACACCCGTGGCGCAATGCCATTTTCAACTAACTGCTGCACAATGACCGATGCAATAAGTACTTTAATGGCGATACTAATCTTTTGTAAGGCCAGCAAAAACGTCACAAAAATAATGCCAACCGTTCCCCCAAAGGGAATAATGGCCGCCAAACCGATGGTTAGCCCAAAGAGCTGACCAAAGGGGATTTTGAGAATCGTAAACAGAATGGTGAGGGTTGCGCCCATGCTGGTGGCGACGATTAATTGT encodes:
- a CDS encoding N-acetylmuramoyl-L-alanine amidase, giving the protein LHQAGQRLIEVIASDEEKDQIVLTVEPITQSLQVFPFSIWTTTPTPSSIPDLVNPKRITLHHTVIAALSSGATQDQEIQRMRRLLDIHLNSSGYSDIGYHYIVMPSGRVYEGRSSLKRGAHDLVNDGFGVAVDGDFQGSLRIGPKQFDAVVGICIMLCKRMGITDPVTPVSTVTADFGTRSLPRIMGHRDRVSTACPGTVYERLNEIRQAVRDGLR
- a CDS encoding alpha/beta hydrolase, with amino-acid sequence MNVLLIHGLGRTPLSLMGLEGHLRRTGWKTELFGYAAFAESYDQIAHRLHQRFQSLAEEGTYAVVAHSLGGLLTRSALAIASIPTPHHIVMLGTPNQSPRLARHAWKVPFFQWFSRDCGANLANPDFFADLPHPLSPYTIIAGTSGPRGAWSPFGHEVNDGIVALDETRITEGDRPIQLPVNHTFMMYSPVVQETVVQAIQTNLVQDTPAPNLIEV
- a CDS encoding glycerol acyltransferase — encoded protein: MAIQFDTQKEIGWSLDLREPDVIRSFMPGFKWLYDNYFRVQTSGWDYVPTDQKVLIVGSHNGGLASPDMAMMIYDWVLRFGAERPVYGLMHPSMWAVLPPHLAKLAAEFGCVRAHPKMAIAAFHRSASVLVYPGGARDVFRPHAMRDRIFFNNSRAFIKLALREEVPIVPAISYGAHDTLIVLADIYPLVKQLHEWGMPWLLGVDPGVFPIYVGLPWGISLGPLPNIPLPVPIHTRICPPIVFDRYGEETARDRDYVDECFYPVEGEMQAELNDLIQQYNACVRSKSKK
- a CDS encoding DMT family protein codes for the protein MRRPVVLLLISNIVMTFAWYGHLKDLKAAPIWIAIGASWAIAFFEYCFQVPANRAGIQYFSVPQLKVMQEIIAMLVFAGFSVSYMKMPITRNYIFAAMLLAGSSYLIFSEKPR
- the arsH gene encoding arsenical resistance protein ArsH, giving the protein MSFDHPPRILFLYGSLRDRSYSRLLAEEAARIIEGFGAETRFFHPRGLPLHGSEPDTHPKVQELRELMQWSEGQVWSSPEMHGNITGLMKTQIDWVPLNIGAIRPTQGKTLALMQVSGGSQSFNAVNTMRILGRWMRMFTIPNQSSVAKAYQEFHEDGTMKESAYRDRVVDVMEELYRFTILLREHVDILTDRYSERKEREAQRIAEIAKKAISE
- the arsC gene encoding arsenate reductase, glutathione/glutaredoxin type — encoded protein: MKRVMFVCKKNSARSQMAEGFAKTLAAGKIEVTSSGLEASQVHPEAIATMKDVGIDISDQTSNALSEFNPEDFDAVISLCGCGVSLPPEWLTREYFADWQLDDPAENPAIFPEIRDEIKTRVVALIEAIAPSSTSV
- the pstS gene encoding phosphate ABC transporter substrate-binding protein PstS family protein, whose product is MERSNTMAFKTCTLSLVLAAIALATGCSAPVTTSDAEPSVAESIATTWIKVDGSSTVFPLTDEVAKELQFERGTNAPDISVEFSGTGGGFRKFCAGETDINNASRPILRDEMALCKQNGVEYIEIPVAFDALTVVVHPDNDWASEMTVSELKTLWEPAAEGRITQWNQIRPEWPKEPINLHGADLDSGTYDYFVDAIVGEAGATRTDYTAQSDDDLIVRAARNDLDALGYFGYAYYNENRQQLEAIATAVTLFGLNSGAALATVVGVLIEVPVMLMLVEFCRRTAFWFPREPDKATLPDPRCVSIKP